A region from the Clostridium beijerinckii genome encodes:
- a CDS encoding PTS mannitol transporter subunit IIA — MGKEILVKEGIILNVASESKGKAIERVGTLLINGGYVKENYIEGMKAREEEVTTYMGNGVAIPHGMNEYKKEIIESGIVIAQYPNGVDFGEGNTAYIVIGIAGKGEEHMEILSKIALTVQYEENVERLRNAKTPEEIIKIIDEGEM; from the coding sequence ATGGGAAAAGAAATTTTAGTAAAAGAAGGAATCATATTAAATGTTGCTTCAGAATCTAAAGGTAAGGCAATAGAAAGAGTAGGTACTCTTTTAATTAATGGAGGTTATGTTAAAGAAAATTATATAGAGGGAATGAAAGCTAGAGAAGAGGAAGTTACAACTTACATGGGAAATGGTGTAGCTATTCCTCATGGTATGAATGAATATAAGAAGGAAATAATAGAATCTGGTATAGTTATAGCTCAATATCCTAATGGTGTTGATTTTGGTGAAGGAAACACTGCATATATTGTAATAGGAATAGCTGGAAAAGGTGAAGAACACATGGAAATACTATCTAAAATAGCATTAACGGTTCAATATGAAGAAAATGTTGAAAGACTTAGAAATGCAAAAACTCCAGAAGAAATAATAAAAATTATAGATGAAGGGGAAATGTAA
- a CDS encoding mannitol-1-phosphate 5-dehydrogenase produces MKAIQFGAGNIGRGFIGALLSKAGYNVVFADVNNEVINKINEDKKYKIHVMDVECEEIVVENISGVSSITDAILEEIKESEIITTAVGLVVLPRIAPAIAKGIQLRKEAGIKKALNIIACENAIKASSQLKDEVEKCLNEDERAYLEEFVGFPDCSVDRIVPPVKSENILDVVVEKFYEWNVEEKAFKGKIPKIEGMNLAGNLMSYIERKLFTLNTGHAITAYIGNLKGYSTIDESIADEKIYDVVKKAMTESGTGLVEKHKLDAEAHAKYIDKIIGRFKNPYLKDDVSRVGREPLRKLSDSDRLVKPLMTAEGFGFSVDNLLLGVGAALHYTNADDAQSVKLQELIKEKGIKGAIAEVANIHDNDLLEKIEKAYTAVLTI; encoded by the coding sequence ATGAAAGCTATTCAATTTGGTGCAGGAAACATAGGTAGAGGTTTTATAGGAGCACTACTTTCAAAAGCTGGATACAATGTAGTTTTTGCAGATGTAAATAATGAAGTGATAAATAAAATTAATGAAGATAAAAAATATAAAATACATGTTATGGATGTAGAATGTGAAGAAATAGTAGTTGAAAACATAAGTGGAGTTAGTTCAATAACAGATGCAATTTTAGAAGAAATAAAGGAATCTGAAATTATAACAACAGCTGTAGGCCTTGTTGTATTGCCAAGAATAGCACCTGCAATAGCTAAAGGAATACAATTAAGAAAAGAAGCTGGAATTAAAAAAGCATTAAATATTATTGCATGTGAAAATGCTATAAAAGCAAGTTCACAATTAAAAGATGAAGTAGAGAAATGTTTAAATGAAGATGAAAGAGCTTATTTAGAAGAATTTGTTGGATTCCCAGATTGTTCTGTAGATAGAATAGTTCCACCCGTTAAAAGCGAAAACATTTTAGATGTAGTAGTTGAAAAATTCTATGAATGGAATGTTGAAGAAAAAGCATTTAAAGGAAAAATTCCTAAAATAGAAGGAATGAACTTAGCAGGTAATTTAATGTCATATATAGAAAGGAAATTATTCACATTAAATACTGGTCATGCAATTACAGCATATATTGGAAACTTAAAAGGGTATAGTACAATAGATGAAAGTATTGCAGATGAAAAAATATATGATGTTGTTAAAAAAGCTATGACAGAAAGCGGAACAGGATTAGTAGAAAAACATAAACTTGATGCAGAAGCTCATGCTAAATATATAGATAAAATAATTGGAAGATTTAAAAATCCATATTTAAAGGACGATGTATCAAGAGTTGGTAGAGAGCCTCTTAGAAAATTAAGCGATAGCGATAGATTAGTAAAACCATTAATGACTGCTGAAGGATTTGGCTTTAGCGTAGATAATCTATTATTAGGAGTAGGTGCAGCACTTCATTATACTAATGCAGATGATGCACAAAGTGTAAAATTACAAGAGCTAATAAAAGAAAAAGGAATAAAAGGTGCTATAGCAGAAGTAGCCAATATACACGATAATGATTTACTAGAGAAAATAGAGAAAGCATATACAGCTGTTTTAACAATATAG